A region of Zootoca vivipara chromosome 15, rZooViv1.1, whole genome shotgun sequence DNA encodes the following proteins:
- the RETSAT gene encoding all-trans-retinol 13,14-reductase, with protein MWMYALVGALLLLGIWRALGTRSGSSNPFRADSRRPPAPLVTDKDARKKVLKQAFSRDKVPDSLDAIVIGSGYGGLAVAVMLSKAGKRVLVLEQHGKAGGCCHTFNEKGFEFDVGIHYIGQMQEDSILRVMIDQLTDGQLQWAQMDSPFDTVILGDLDSCKRYYLYSGEKEYVKGLKKQFPGEEANIDRFVTLVKRVAKGSAHMAILKMLPMPLVWFLHCTGLLAFISPFFRMLSKTLSEVAAEFTTNADLRAVFSYIFPTYGVIPEKSSFPLHAILVDHFLEGAWYPQGGSSEIAFHSIPIIEHAGGAVLTKAPVQSILVNSQGKACGVSVKKGRDLVNVYAPVVISDAGIFNTYEQLLPKELLALPGVQNQLSMISHGIAGISLFIGLKGSNEELGFEAKNYYIYRHNNLSEAFVTYFNCSRETAPENIPLLYIGSPSAKDPLWEKRYPGKSTLIVLAVAKYEWFEEWKEEKVTKRGAEYEAFKNCFVDNIMETVLKFYPQIKDKIEYVSAGTPLTNKHYIASVQGEMYGADHSISRLQVEVMATIRPQTPVPNLYLTGQDVFVGGFPGALHGAIVCASAVLKRNLYIDIMWLYGKIKANGAKKKN; from the exons ATGTGGATGTACGCGCTCGTGGGCGCGCTCCTCCTCCTGGGCATTTGGAGAGCTTTAGGCACCCGGAGCGGCTCTTCCAACCCTTTCCGAGCAGATTCCAGGCGGCCGCCCGCGCCTCTGGTGACCGACAAAGATGCGCGCAAAAAGGTCCTCAAGCAAG CTTTTTCCAGGGACAAGGTTCCTGACAGCCTGGACGCCATCGTCATTGGAAGCGGCTATGGGGGCCTGGCGGTGGCTGTGATGCTCTCTAAAGCTGGGAAGCGCGTGCTGGTCTTGGAGCAGCATGGGAAGGCAGGGGGCTGCTGCCATACCTTCAACGAGAAAGGTTTCGAGTTTGACGTAG GGATCCATTACATAGGGCAGATGCAGGAGGACTCTATCCTACGCGTGATGATCGATCAACTCACGGACGGGCAGCTCCAATGGGCCCAGATGGACTCTCCCTTTGATACCGTCATTCTGGGAGATCTTGACAGCTGCAAGAGGTATTACCTGTACAGTGGAGAGAAGGAATATGTCAAAGGCCTAAAGAAGCAATTTCCTGGCGAAGAAGCTAATATTGACAGATTTGTGACGCTTGTCAAG AGAGTCGCCAAAGGGAGCGCCCACATGGCAATTCTGAAAATGCTCCCGATGCCCTTGGTCTGGTTTTTGCACTGCACTGGCTTGCTGGCTTTCATCTCCCCTTTCTTTAGGATGCTATCCAAAACCCTGTCAGAAGTGGCGGCTGAGTTCACGACCAATGCAGACCTGAGAGCAGTGTTCAGTTATATCTTCCCTACCTATG GAGTTATTCCAGAGAAGTCAAGCTTCCCTTTGCACGCAATCCTTGTCGATCATTTCTTGGAAGGTGCCTGGTACCCTCAGGGAGGTTCCAGTGAAATTGCATTTCACTCCATCCCCATCATTGAACACGCTGGAGGGGCTGTCCTCACCAAGGCACCTGTGCAGAGCATCTTGGTGAACTCGCAAGGAAAAGCCTGTG GTGTAAGCGTAAAGAAAGGTCGAGATCTTGTCAACGTCTATGCTCCTGTTGTGATTTCTGATGCCGGCATCTTTAACACCTATGAGCAGCTCCTGCCAAAGGAATTGCTAGCTTTGCCAG GTGTTCAGAACCAGCTCTCCATGATCAGCCATGGCATAGCAGGAATCAGCCTCTTCATCGGACTCAAAGGTTCCAACGAAGAACTGGGATTTGAAGCTAAGAACTACTACATCTACCGACACAACAACCTCAGTGAAGC GTTTGTTACTTACTTTAATTGTTCGAGAGAAACCGCTCCAGAGAATATTCCCTTGCTATACATTGGTTCTCCATCGGCTAAGGACCCCCTCTGGGAGAAGAGGTACCCAG GCAAGTCCACTCTAATTGTCCTGGCAGTTGCAAAATATGAATGGTTTGAGGAATGGAAGGAGGAAAAGGTTACTAAGAGGGGAGCGGAGTATGAGGCCTTCAAAAACTGTTTTGTGGACAACATAATGGAAACGGTTCTGAAATTTTACCCTCAAATAAAAGATAAG ATTGAGTATGTCTCTGCGGGAACTCCTCTCACCAATAAGCACTACATAGCTTCTGTCCAAGGAGAGATGTATGGTGCAGATCACAGCATCTCCCGCCTCCAGGTGGAAGTCATGGCCACAATACGCCCTCAGACCCCTGTCCCAAACCTCTACCTAACAG